A genomic window from Streptomyces sp. MST-110588 includes:
- a CDS encoding Uma2 family endonuclease codes for MGAVMSTDGRPAEATPETWMHPPGGRWTYDQVKDLDLPFDWELVDGVISVRGMTPWWHDQVRDQLLFRFRSTVAGPAHWANIARCVMLDDFNVVKPDLVVFDLRGLDPLTLECTPADKVRLAVEVTAPGSAVDDRTRKPALFAAAGVPYFWRVERGEDDFPEVHEFWLSRDVGVYVPAPEHPRHMDKLETDRPFPISIDLTSLLEL; via the coding sequence ATGGGAGCAGTGATGAGCACCGACGGGCGGCCGGCGGAGGCGACTCCGGAGACCTGGATGCACCCTCCTGGAGGGCGTTGGACGTATGACCAGGTGAAGGACTTGGATCTGCCCTTCGACTGGGAACTCGTGGACGGAGTGATCTCGGTTCGGGGGATGACTCCATGGTGGCACGACCAAGTGCGGGACCAATTGCTTTTCCGGTTCAGATCGACCGTTGCCGGACCGGCTCACTGGGCCAACATCGCGCGCTGCGTCATGCTGGACGACTTCAATGTGGTCAAGCCCGATCTCGTCGTCTTCGACCTCCGCGGCCTGGACCCCCTGACCTTGGAATGCACGCCGGCCGACAAGGTGAGACTCGCGGTGGAAGTGACGGCCCCCGGTTCGGCGGTCGATGACCGGACCCGTAAACCGGCGCTGTTCGCGGCGGCGGGGGTGCCGTACTTCTGGCGGGTGGAGCGGGGGGAGGACGATTTCCCCGAGGTGCACGAGTTCTGGCTGAGCCGTGACGTGGGCGTCTATGTTCCCGCCCCTGAGCACCCTCGCCATATGGACAAGCTGGAGACCGACCGTCCCTTCCCCATCAGC